In Nocardia sp. NBC_01327, the genomic stretch GATACCGGCATCGAATTCGGTGGTTTCGCTGGACAACCGCTCCCGGATGGCGCGGGTGGCCGCGAGCGCCGAACCGGCCGCATCGGGCAGCAGTGCGGGCGTTCCGAAGACCGCGAGGGCGGCATCGCCCTCGAATTTGTTGAGCAGTCCGCCGTATCGCTCGACCTCGTCGACCACTATGCCGAAGAAGTCATTGAGAATCGTCACGATCTCACGGGCCGGCCGGGTCGCGGCCATGGTGGTGGAGCCGATGATATCGATGAAAATCGCTGCGGCATCCAATTCTTCGCCGCCCAGCTCCGGATTGCGCCGCAGCGCCGCCGCCGCGACATCGTGGCCCACATGGCGGCCGAACAGATCCCGAATCTGTTCGCGCTCACGCAATCCCAGCACCATGCGGTTGAAACCGCTTTGCAATTCCCCCAATTCGGTGCCGTCGTAAACCGTGACCGCCGCTTCCAGGTCACCGTCCTCGACTCGCCGCAGCGCATTGCGCACACTGCGAATGGGTGCGACCGTCGCGCCGAGCGTCTGTGTCATGAGCAGTCCGCCGAAGACCAGCGTGGCGCCGCCGAGCGAGAGCACGCAGACCGCGAGCCGCTCGGTACTGATATCCACGCCGCTCAGCGCCAGGATCGCGACCACCATGAGCAAGGCCACCGGTGTGCCCGAACCGAGCATCCAGACCAGCGCAGAGCGCCCGAACACTCCGATCCCGCGCGACTGCCGCGACGGTGCGGCGTCGAGTACTCGTGCGGTGACCGGCCGCAGCGCGAACTCCGCGGCCAGATAGCTGTTGGCGCAGACGACAATCGCACTGGACCCGATGCCCAGCACGAATTTCGGCACGAAGGCGGGGTCCGCCAGTCCGTACAGCGGTGTGAGGACCGCCATCCCGCCGAGCCAGAGCAGCGCCTGCTGCAGAACCAGCCGCCTGGGCACCCGGGCGGCGGCATGCCGCTCCTCGGCATTCGGTATCCGGTCCGGATCGGTCGACCAGCGCAGCGTCCGCAGTCCCCAGACGGTGCCCCACACCATTCCGAGCAGCAGGGCCAGCGCCGCGTAGAGCGGGGTCGCGACGAAGTTCAGCAGTACCAGTCGGCGCGTGAGCACCGACGGACCGGGCAGGACCACCCCGATCAACACCATGGCCACCGCGATGCCGATCAGATTCGCTCCGATCAGCGGCACGGTCAGCAGGACCTGCACGCGCACCCGCCGGGACATCGCCCCTTCCTCGGCGGGACCGAGCAGCCTCGATCCCCATGGAGCCGCGCCCAGCGCCTCCCTGACCCCCTCGCCCTCGACCATGGGTGCAGCCTAGGCGAGAGCCCGTGCGGGTGCCGCAGTCCGCCGATCGGATGTCGTGCCCCGAATCGCGCCGATTCGAGGGTGGTTGCCGCTGGTCAGACGTTCGAGAGGGCACTGTCCACGGCGGTGTGCCGGTCTCCGGGGTTGCTGGGAGTTGTTTGGCGACCACTCGGTCGGGTACTCGGCATTTCGTGTGTTCGAAGGACGCGCCTGCGGGCAGCAGGCGCGTGATCGTGAGGATGCGGTTCGCCGCATCCGTGTGCAGGTGAGGGATGTGTATGGGTGCGAGCCTGATGATCGTGGAGGATGACGACCGGGTTCGTGGCGCTCTGCGGCTCGCCATGGAGGACGAAGGCTACGACGTAGCCGAGGCCGAGGAGGCCGAGACGGCCCTGGAACATCTGCGCGACCACGGCGTCCCGGATGTGATGATCGTCGATCTCATGCTGGGCGAAATGGACGGATTCACCTGTATCCGTGAGGTGCGCCGCGATCATGATGTGCCGATCATCGTGGTCAGTGCGCGCGACGACACCCATGATGTGGTCGCCGCACTGGAGGCGGGCGCGGACGACTTCGTCACCAAACCGTTCGAGATCAAGGAGATCACCGCGCGTATGCGGGCGCTGCGCCGGCGGGCGCGGCTGGCCTCGTCCCGGGATGATGCACCCGATGACGCGGCCGAGGAGGCGCCCGAAGAGGTGCTCTTGGACGCCGATCCGGACTCGCCGCTGGTGCTTTCGCCGGATGGCGGCACGGTGCGGCGCGGTGACGAGGAACTGCATCTGACCGTCACCGAATTCCGGGTGCTGTGCGAACTCGCCGCGAGTCCGGGACGGGTGCTCAGTCGCACGGCGCTGCTCGAACGCATTTGGGACCGCGGCTTTTTCGGCGACGAACGCATTGTCGACGTGCATGTGCGCCGCTTGCGCACCAAGATCGAGCACGATCCCTCCGATCCGCAGATCGTGGTGACCGTACGGGGCCTGGGTTATCGACTCGATGCGCAGCGCTGATCCGGGCGGTACCGTCCCGGATCCGCGTTCCTCCCGGCCGATCATGCGCACCGAAACCCTGCGCAGCCGTGTGATTTTCGCCTTCACACTGGGAGCCGGGCTCATCGCGCTGCTGGTGGGAGTCACCGGATACTGTGTCGGTCGTGAAGGCGCCGATCCCGTATGGCTGCTGATCGGCGGTGCGCTGGCCGCGGGCGCTTTCGGTGCGGCAGCGGGCATTTGGGTGAGTCGCCGGCTGTCGGCGACGGTCGACGACTACGACATGATGGTCGATTCCCTGCGGCAGCGCATCGAACGCGAGCGCCGCCTGGTCGGGGATGTGAGCCATGAACTGCGTACACCGCTGACCACCCTGATCACCAGTGTCGGTGTGCTGAACCGGCATTCCGAGGAGCTGCCGGAGCGTTCCCGCCGCGCACTGGAGTTCGTCAGCGCCGAGCTCGAACATCTGCGTCACATCCTCGACGACATGCTCGAGCTGGCGCGGGTGGAGGCCGGGGTGCATCGCGGGGATACCGAACCGCTCTCGGTCGCGGAGCTGCTCAGACATATGCTCGCCGAGCGTTCGTACAGCCCGGAGCTGCTGACGGTGACGGGCGAGGTGATGATCTCCGGCCGCAAGGTCGAGCTGGAGCGCGCGATCGGCAATCTGTTCGAGAACGCCAAGCGGCACGGCGGCGGCGTGACCGCGGTGACCGCCTCGCGGGTCGGGACGGAGGTGGTGATCACCGTCGACGATGCCGGACCCGGAGTGCCCGCGGCGGAACGTGAACGCATCTTCGAGCGCTTCGCGACAGTCCGCAATGCCCGCCGTTCCGCCAGCGGGACGGGCATCGGGCTGGCCCTGGTCGCGGAAACCGTTGCGTCCCATCGTGGCCGGGTGGAGTGCGGCGAACGGCCCGGCGGCGGCGCCAGATTCACCGTTCGCCTGCCCGGTGTCACCGGATGACACGGGATCGTCACACGATCGTAAAGAACCCAACAGAAGACCTCAAAGTTCGTCCGCGAGGCTCGAAAGGGTCATGCAGACGCAATTGAAGCAATTCGAAGCAATAGTCCAGCAAATCACTCGAGAGCGGCACTCCGCGTTGCCTCCGGTGCGCGGCAGCAACGAATTTCTCGTCCGGGCTCCGACATTGGAGGACGGAGCCCGGATATGGCGCATCGCCGCGGATTCCGGAGTCCTCGATACGAATTCGAGCTATGCCTACCTGCTGTGGTGCCGCGATTTCGCGGACACCTCGGCGGTGGTCGAAATCGACGGCAGGGTGGGCGGATTCGTCATCGGATATCTGCGCCCGCAGCAGCCCGGGACGTTTTTCGTCTGGCAGGTCGCGGTGGATGAGGCCTATCGCGGTCGCGGTCTGGGCGGGGCCATGCTCGACTCCCTGATGGACGGCCTTGCCGGGCAGGGCGTCTCCACGCTGGAGACGACCGTCTCGCCGGACAATGCGGCGTCGACCGCTATGTTCGCCGCACTCGCCCGCCGCCGCGGTGCGCTGCTCACGGCGCGGCCGCTCTTCGATCCCGGCCATTTTCCGGACGGACACGAACCCGAACACCTGTTCCGTATAGCCACGGCAATAGACCAGGAGGTGGGCCGATGACTGCCCCCGATTTGACCATTTTCGACGAACTAGAATCCAATGTGCGCGGTTACTGCCGCTCCTGGCCCGCGGTGTTCGATACCGCGTCCGGAGCCTGGCTGCGTGATGAGGACGGCCGGGATTACCTGGACTTCTTCGCGGGCGCGGGTGCGCTCAATTACGGCCACAATAATCCGGTGCTGAAGCAGGCGCTGCTGGAATACCTGGCGGGCGACGGCATCACGCACGGTCTGGATATGGCGACGGTCGCCAAGCGTCGTCTGCTGGAAACATTGCAGCGCACCATATTGCAGCCGCGCGGGCTGGACTACAAGGTGCAGTTCCCCGGGCCGACCGGCGCGAACGCGGTCGAGGCGGCGCTGAAGCTGGCGCGCAAGGTGACGGGCCGGACCTCTATTCTCAATTTCACGAACGCTTTTCACGGTATGACGCTGGGCGCCCTGGCGGTGACCGGCAATGCCGCCAAGCGGGCCGGCGCGGGTGTGCCGCTGCCGCATTCGACTCCGATGCCCTATGACGGCTATCTGACGGATTCGCAGGACGATCCGTTCGTGTGGATGGAGACCATCCTCGATGACGCTTCCTCCGGGGTGGACAAGCCCGCGGCGGTGATCGTCGAAACCGTCCAGGGTGAGGGCGGCGTCAATATCGCTCGTCCCGAATGGCTGTGCGCCCTGTCCGAATTGTGTTCGGCGCGTGAGATTCTGCTGATCGTCGACGATGTGCAGATGGGCTGCGGGCGGACCGGGCCGTTCTTCTCCTTCGAGGAGGCGGGCATCATTCCCGATATCGTGACGCTGTCGAAATCCATTGGCGGCTACGGGCTTCCGATGGCGCTGGTGCTCATGCGTCCCGAGCTCGACCAGTGGGCGCCGGGGGAGCACAACGGCACGTTCCGCGGTAACAACCCGGCGTTCGTGACCGCGCAGGTGGCGCTCGAGCACTACTGGTCCGACACGCTGCTCTCCACCGCGACTCTGGCCAAGGGTGAGCTGGTACACCGCACCCTGGACGAGATGTGCGGGGCATTCGAGGGTCTGTCCACGCGCGGTCGCGGCCTGGTGCACGGTGTGGTCTTCGGAGAACCGTCCCAGGCGGGCAAGGTGGCCCAGGTGGCCTTCGAGCGCGGGCTGCTGGTGGAGACCTCCGGCGCCCAGGACGAGGTGATGAAATTGCTTCCGCCGCTGACGATTACCGAACCCGAGTTGGATCACGGACTCGCCATTATCGCCGACGCGGTCGCTGTTGTGTGCGACGGGAAGGGACGCTGAAATGATCGTGCGTAGCACTGCGGAGATCACCGGTACCGAACGTGATGTGGCAGAGGCGGGTTGGCGCAGCAAGCGCATTGTGCTCGGCGGTGACGGTGTGGGTTTCTCGTTCCACGAGACCACGATCGAGCCTGCGACCGTGCACGAGTTCCACTACCTCAATCATGTGGAGGCGGTGTGGCTCGTCGAGGGGGAGGGCAGTCTCACCGATCTCGACAACGGCGTCAACTACGAGCTGGGTCCGGGGTCGATGTACCTGCTCGACGGGCATGAGAAGCACCGGCTGCACGCGCATACCCGCATGCGCATGATGTGCGTGTTCAATCCGCCGGTCACCGGCCAGGAAGTGCACGACGAGAACGGGATCTACCCGCTCGTCGCGGTATCGACCGACTAGTGGAATGACGGGAGTTTCCAGGGAATGACGGCAACGTACGAGACCAGGTTCGATCGATATCCGACGCGCACGGACGGACCCGCGCCCCACCTGGAGCGCACCGATCCCACCGTATGGGGCGAGGTCGGGAGCGCGGCGCTGACCGGCTTCGATGCCGACGGGTACGCGATCCTGGACGGCCTGCTCGATCGTGCGGAGGTCGCCGATGTGGCGGCCGAGATCGAGCGCATGACAGGCGATCCCGAGCTGATGCTTGACGAGCGGGTCGTCATCGAGCGCGAATCGAACCGCGTCCGGTCGATCTTCGAGGTGCACAAGCTCAGCGTGCTGATCGCGAATATGTTGCGCGAGAGTCGAATTGCCGGACTGGCCCGGCAGGTCCTCGGCTCAGAGGTCTATATCCATCAGAGCCGGATCAACTACATGCCCGGACTGCGGGGCGCGGGTTTCTACTGGCATTCCGACTTCGAAACCTGGCATGCCGAAGACGGAATGCCCGCACCGCGCGCGGTCAGCCTCTCCATCGCCCTGACCGACAATTTCCCCTTCAACGGCAGCCTGATGGTCATGCCCGGCTCGCACCGGACATTCGTGCCGTGCCAGGGTTCCACCCCGCCCCAGCACTACCGAGACTCGTTGCGGGAGCAGCAGATCGGCGTCCCCTCCGAAGCCGATATCACCGACCTGGCGAACCGCCACGGCATCGCCCAGTTCACCGGCCGCGCCGGATCCGCCCTCCTGTTCGACTCGAACATCATGCACGGCTCCCCCAACAACATCACCCCATTCCCCCGCTCGAACCTCTTCATAGTCTTCAACAGCGTGGAAAACACCCTGACCGACCCCTACGCAGCCACCACGCCCCGCCCCACCTACGTTGGCAGCCGCGACTTCACCCCGGTCATGTAATCACCGCGGCCACCCCGTCGAGAGGGACCACCCGAAGGGCGGTCCCTCTCGCCATTTCCGCTCGACCTCAACGTCAACCCTCCATGCCCAACAACCGCAATGCCCGAGCGAGTCCGCCCGCAGGATCACCACATGGCATCTCACGTTGCTGCCGGGCCTACTCCAGACCCTCGAGTATCGCCGCGCGATGATCTGGACGGTCTTTCCCTGGATGTCCACGGCTGAAGTGGAGCAGCGCGTGGAAGTGACCGTGAAGCGTCAGCAGCGGCTCGATGATCCGGAATTCTGTGTGTCAGCACTACTTTCGGAGTCGGTGCCGCACCATCAGGTGGGCGGCCCGGCAGTCACGGCGAGGTCTCTGTGGCATCTCGCCGAGCTCGGTGACCGGCGAAACGTCTCCATACGCATTGTTCCGCATCGGGTCGGGTCGCATCTCGGGCTGCAAACGGACCACTTCGTCCTGCTGGAGTTTCCGTCGCACACCGCTTCCGGGACTCGGACCAAATGGATCGAGCCTCCGGTGGTCTACGTCGAGGGATTTACCGGCGCCCTCTACCTCGAAAGAGACACCGAGGTTGACCGTTATCGCAGCGCGCTTGTAGAAATCAGCCGACTTGCGTTGGATGAAGGGGATACGCGAAAGATGTTGGTACAGACGGCGAAGGAGTGCGCACCGTGAGCATCCCCGACAGAAGGCGCTGGTTCAAGAGCAGCTACTCCGCTCAGCAGGATGCCTGCGTAGAGGCCGCCCACTTCGCCGGGGGAGCAGTCGGCGTCCGTGACTCCAAAGATCCAGTCGGCCCAGCGCTCACTTTCGGTCCGCAGCAGTGGGACAGCTTCCTGGTCGGCCTTCGCGCAGGCACTTTCGACATCTAGCGCGTGGCACGGTGAGGCTCCGGCCTGAGCGGTCAAATGCCCGCCACGACGGCATGGTCCGCCGCCCACACCAATTCCGGACCCGCCGTCAGCGCAGGTCCTTCGACATGTAGCGTCTGATACGGCGATGGCCCGGCCTGAGCGGTCAAACCCCCAGTCACCGCGGCAATATTTGGTCGCCCCGCATCGATCTTTGACCGCTGAGGCCGGTGACGAAGCGCGAGCACGACCTGAGGCATCGCCGAGAGGGCTCTGGTGGTGGGATTTCTCGGCGTGTCACCACCATCAGAGCCCGCTCGGCGTTGTATCGGAGGGGGGCGCCGACGGAGGTCGCCTCTCGAGGGGTGGGGTGTGGCTAAATTGGTTGGCGCGTGGTGGGGGTGAACATTTACAGTCGATCGAGTACAGCAGATGGTTTGTGAGCGGGCCGGATTCGGTCGGTTACCACTTCTAATGGGGATGTCGCGGGTTCGAATCTCGCCGGGAGCTTGCTTCCGTAGCTCAGTTTGGTAGAGCGCCAACACGTCGGTCGGAACAACATGACCGCTCACCTCTGTGTGCTGTGGGTCAAGTCCAAATGCGTGGTGTAGCAACGGTGGTCATCGCTTGATCCGGTAGTGGGTCAGGCGGTCAGTGCCGCGGTGGTGTCCTCCTGTTCGTCGGGGTCGGTGAGCCCGCGGGAGCGGGCAAGAACGTCCAACCCGAGGTAGCGGCGTCCTTCGATCCATTCGTCGTGTTGCTCGGCCAGGACGGCGCCGACGAGACGGATGATCGCGGTGCGATCGGGGAAGATACCGACCACGTCGGTGCGGCGGCGGATCTCTTTGTTCAACCGTTCCTGGGGATTGTTCGACCAGATCTGGTGCCAGATCTGCTTGGGAAACGCGGTGAACGCCAGCAGGTCCGCGCGGGCAGCATCGAGGTGCGCGGCGACTCTGGGCAGCTTCTCGGTCAGGGCGTCGAGCATCCGATCATATTGGGCGGCAACCGATTCGGTATCGGCTTGATCGAATACCGAATGCAACAGGGTGCGAACCCAGGGCCAGGAACTCTTCGGGCAAACCGACATCAGGTTCACCGTGTAATGGGTGCGGCAGCGCTGCCAGCTCGCGCCGGGCAAGGTCGCGCCGATCGCGGCCACCAAACCCGCATGCGCGTCGGAGGTGACCAACGCGACCCCGGACAGGCCGCGAGCGACCAGGTCGCGGAAGAATGCCAGCCAGCCGGCACCGTCCTCGCCGGAAGTGACTTGGATACCCAGGATTTCGCGGTAGCCGTCGGCGTTGACGCCGGTGGCGATCAGGGCGTGGACGTTGACCACGCGCCCGTTCTCGCGGACCTTGAGCACCAGGGCGTCTGCGGCGAGGAACGTGTAAGGGCCCTGATCCAAGGGGCGGGTGCGGAATGCTTCGACCTGGGCATCGAGGTCGCGGGCCATGATCGAGACCTGGGACTTGGAAAGTGTTGTGATGCCCAGGGATTCGACGAGTTTCTCCATCCGCCGTGTCGAGACCCCGAGCAGATAGCAGGTCGCGACCACGCTGGTGAGGGCCCGTTCGGCGCGTTTGCGGCGTTCCAGGAGCCAGTCCGGGAAATACGAGCCGGATCGTAGTTTCGGGATCGCGACGTCGAGGGTGCCGACGCGGGTGTCGAAGTCGCGGTGGCGGTAGCCGTTGCGGTGGTTGATCCGGTCGTCGGAGCGTTCGCCGTAGCCGGCTCCGCAGGCGGCGTCGGCCTCGGCGCTCATCAGGGTTTGCACGAAGCTGGACACCATCTCGCGCAGCAGGTCCGGGCCCATTACCGCCAATTGGTCGGCGAACGGCTTGCCCGGGTCGATAGGCTGGATATTGGTCATCGCGTGAAGTCTCCTTCGAGTGACTGTGAGAGGTCCTTCGAGGATCACGCGGTGACCACCTTGCTGTCCGGGGATTACGCCAGACTCAGCAGCTGATCAGCTGCCGTACACCATCTTCGTGGACGCAACCGTGCTGTGGCGAGTGAGGGCGGGCCGGAGCTGATCGGTTATCGGTTACCAAGGTTCAACTCCTTGCTGATATTCGGAGCGATCCTGATATCAGTCCCGGTCGGCGCACCATGACCGTCCGCACTCGAATGCATTACAGGAGAATGGAAGACGGGCCGGCGCTGATCGGTTATCGGAGCGGGAATTCGCGGGTTCGACTCCCGCCGAACGGCATTGCCGTTTGTAGCCGAGTGGCATAGGCGCCCGCCAAACCCCGGTCGGCATTCACACGCCCGTCTTTCCCCATGCCCTTCGCAGGGCTGAACAAATGAGGTGAACATGGACGCTTACGCAGGCGTGAACCTGCGGGCAACCCCGCAGTCGCAGCCCGCCGATCGGCGCCAGGTTGCCAATAATGCCGGTGGTTTCACCTTCGAGGTGACGCCGGAGGTACGGCTGCGCCGATTCTTGACCCTCGGCAGCGAGGGCGGAACGTACTACGTGAGCGCGCGGGACCTGACCAAGGAAAACGCCACTGTCGTACTGGATTTCGCGCGCACTCGCACCGCGGACCTGGTCGCCGAAATCGTCGCGATCTCGACCGCGGGCCGGGCACCGAAGCAGAATCCGGCGCTGTTTGCCCTGGCCGCTGCCGCGTCTCTCGGCGATGTCGACGGCCGCCGCCTCGCGCTCGACGCACTGCCGCTGGTCGCGCGTACCGGTACCCACCTGTTCCTGTTCGCCCGCTATGTCGAGCAGTTCCGTGGCTGGGGACGCGCGCTACGGCGTGCCGTCGCGCACTGGTACGTGGACAAGTCCGTCGACGACCTTGCGTATCAGGCCGTGAAGTACCAGCAGCGTGAAGGCTGGACGCACCGCGATCTGCTGCGTCTGTCGCACCCGGACACCGATCAGGACGAGCGTCGCCGCCTGTTCGATTGGATCTGCCACCGGGAGGCATCGCTCGAGGGGCTGCGCCTGATCGAGGGGTTCAAGCGTGCCCAGGACGCGCCGGTCGCACGCATCCCGGATCTCGTGCGCGAGTACCGGCTGTCGTGGGAAATGCTGCCCGACGCCGCACTCAGCGAGGCATCCGTATGGGAAGCGCTGCTGGACAACGGTATTCCGCAGACCGCGCTGATGCGTCAGCTGCCGCGTCTGACGCGTCTGGGTCTGCTGTCCCCGCTGGGGGCGCGCACCAAGGCCGTCGCCGAGCAGCTGGCCGACCGCGATCGTCTGCGGAAGTCCCGCGTGCACCCGGTGAATGTCCTTGTCGCGCTGCGTACCTACGCATCCGGCCGATCCGTGCGCGGCGAAAGCTCCTGGGAGCCTTCCCGTCCGATCGTGGACGCACTCGATGCCGCGTTCTATCAGGCATTCGAGTCGGTCCAGCCGACCGGCAAGCACCACCTGCTCGCACTGGACGTGTCCGGATCGATGACAGCTGCCGTGTCGGGGCTGCCATTGTCCGCGCGTGAGGCGAGTGCTGCGCTCGCGCTGGTCACCGCATCGACCGAATCCTCCTACGACATCGTCGGATTCACGTCGAACGGCGACTACCGGAACGCCGCACTGACCCCCCTGTCGATCAGCCCGCGCCAGCGCCTGGACGACGCGATCCGAGCGGTGAGCAATCTGCCGTTCGGTGGCACCGACTGCGCCCTGCCGATGCAGTACGCACTGGAGAACAAGCTGCACGTGGATGTCTTCGAAGTCATCACCGATAACGAGACCTGGGCGGGGCGGGTGCATCCGCATCAGGCGCTGCGGCAGTATCGGCGTGAGATCAACCCGGAGGCGAAGTTGGTTGTGGTCGGGATGACGGCGACGAACTTCTCCATTGCCGATCCCTCGGATGCCGGCATGCTCGACGTTGCCGGGTTCGATTCGGCAGTGCCTACGCTGCTGGCGGACTTTGCGCGTGGGCTCTGACGGTCGCGTGTGGCGATGCAGTGAAATGACGCTGACCAGGAACTGAGGGTGGGAAACGCCGAGATGGCGCCACCATCGTTTCCTGGTCGGCGTCGTTTCGCTTGCGCGAGAGAGGGATCTGAGAGCAGCGGATGGCGGCGTGCGGTGCGAGGGTTGCTGAAATATGTAGGTCGGTCTATTGTTTGTCTGGTGAGCAATAAGGGAGCCGAGACCAGGGTCAAGCTGTTGGATGCGACTCGGACGCTGGTCGAGGCTCGCGGGTACTTCGGGACCGGGCTCAATCAGATCATCGAAACCAGTGGGGCGCCGCGGGGTTCGCTGTACTTCCATTTTCCCGGTGGTAAGGATCAGTTGGTCGGCGAGGCAATCGGGCGCAGCGGCACTGATATTGCGGAGCTGATCGCCCTTGTCGAAGCGCCGGATGCCCGAGAGTTCGTGCGGCAGTTGCTCACATTGCTCGGTGACCGGCTGGAGCAATCCGACTGGACCAGTGGATGCCCCGTCGCGGCCGTTGCGCTCGATGTGGCCTCCTCTAATGACACTGTGCAGCAAGCCTGTTCGGCTGTCTACCGGCAGTGGGAAGACGTGCTTCGGGACCGGCTGACCGCCTACGGTCACCCCGAACCGGAACGCCTGACCACCGCGGTTCTCGCGATGATCGAAGGCGGATTGATTCTCGCCCGCACTCACCGCGACCGCACACCGCTGCGACAGCTGGCCGAGATCGTCGACATCCTCGTCTGAGCCGCACCCGCTGGGTTCCGTGACCTGGCGTTATGTCTCAAAAATATATAGATCGATCTACTGAAAGCTGACAATCATGGTAGACACCGACTCGATCGTCTTCGGCGCCGCCGGATTCATCGGACGCTCCCTGGTCGCCGAACTGCTGCGGGACGGTCATACCGTCACAGCGGCTGTCCGGGCCGGCAGTCAGGAACGCCTGCGCACCTGGCTCACCGGCCAGGGCGTCGATCAGGGCGAACTCACCATCGTCGACACCGATATCGCGGAATCGGATCTGGCCCTGCGCAGCACGATCGGGGGCGTCCGCGACGTCTACAACGCCGCGGCGCTCATGAAATTCGGCCTGGAGCCCGATGCGGCCCGCCGGGTCAATGTCACCGGCGCGCTGAACGTACTCACCTGGGCGAGTAGGCAACCGGAGCTGCGGCGCGTTGTGCACATCACCGCCTACCGCGCCACCGTGGAGGGCGGTCTCGAACGCGATTATCGCAATGGCGCGTACGGCGCCTCGAAACTCGAGGCCGACGCCGCGCTCCGTGAACTCGCTGCGGCACAGCGCATTCCACTGACCATCGCCAACCCTTCCTCGGTGCTGGGGCCGGGGCAGTACTTCGGCCTGGCCGAGGTCGTCGATAATCTGTGGAACGGCAAGCTGCCCGCGCTGCCCGGCCGGAGCGATACGTTCATCCCGGTGGTCGACGTCGACTATGTCGCCCGATTCCTCGTGGGACTGCCCACGCTGCCCGACACCGTCGGCAGGGCCTACACCCTCCTCGACCCCGCCACTCCGGATCTCCCGGACCTGATTCGGCTCATCGCCGACCATCTCCACGTTCCCGCACCACGTTTCAGCGTCCCGGTCTCGCTGCTGCGGGCACTGCCGCGTGCACTGACCAAGGCCGATCCCGAGACGCTGATGTTCATCGCCAGCGACCGATACGACACCACGGCCGCGGATGACGTGGCCCGCAGGCTCGGAATCGCCCATCCACCGGTCGGCGAACTGCTGCGCGGCTGGACGGACGGGATTGTCGCGACTCGCTACGGTGCCGCCCCGGAGTCCGCCGCCGGTTTCAGCAATGGCACGTGGGTCTCGGGTGACACCAGCACACCGAAATACGTGCTGCTGCACGGTCTTCCCATCGACAGCGACGGCTGGAACGACGTCGTGAGCCGGCTGGACGCCCCCGTGCTGGCCGCCGATCTGCCCGGCGTCGGACGCTCAGCGGCGCGTCCCGATTCGATGGTCGACTGGCTC encodes the following:
- a CDS encoding DUF397 domain-containing protein translates to MSIPDRRRWFKSSYSAQQDACVEAAHFAGGAVGVRDSKDPVGPALTFGPQQWDSFLVGLRAGTFDI
- a CDS encoding TROVE domain-containing protein; translated protein: MDAYAGVNLRATPQSQPADRRQVANNAGGFTFEVTPEVRLRRFLTLGSEGGTYYVSARDLTKENATVVLDFARTRTADLVAEIVAISTAGRAPKQNPALFALAAAASLGDVDGRRLALDALPLVARTGTHLFLFARYVEQFRGWGRALRRAVAHWYVDKSVDDLAYQAVKYQQREGWTHRDLLRLSHPDTDQDERRRLFDWICHREASLEGLRLIEGFKRAQDAPVARIPDLVREYRLSWEMLPDAALSEASVWEALLDNGIPQTALMRQLPRLTRLGLLSPLGARTKAVAEQLADRDRLRKSRVHPVNVLVALRTYASGRSVRGESSWEPSRPIVDALDAAFYQAFESVQPTGKHHLLALDVSGSMTAAVSGLPLSAREASAALALVTASTESSYDIVGFTSNGDYRNAALTPLSISPRQRLDDAIRAVSNLPFGGTDCALPMQYALENKLHVDVFEVITDNETWAGRVHPHQALRQYRREINPEAKLVVVGMTATNFSIADPSDAGMLDVAGFDSAVPTLLADFARGL
- a CDS encoding TetR/AcrR family transcriptional regulator, which gives rise to MSNKGAETRVKLLDATRTLVEARGYFGTGLNQIIETSGAPRGSLYFHFPGGKDQLVGEAIGRSGTDIAELIALVEAPDAREFVRQLLTLLGDRLEQSDWTSGCPVAAVALDVASSNDTVQQACSAVYRQWEDVLRDRLTAYGHPEPERLTTAVLAMIEGGLILARTHRDRTPLRQLAEIVDILV
- a CDS encoding IS256 family transposase, which translates into the protein MTNIQPIDPGKPFADQLAVMGPDLLREMVSSFVQTLMSAEADAACGAGYGERSDDRINHRNGYRHRDFDTRVGTLDVAIPKLRSGSYFPDWLLERRKRAERALTSVVATCYLLGVSTRRMEKLVESLGITTLSKSQVSIMARDLDAQVEAFRTRPLDQGPYTFLAADALVLKVRENGRVVNVHALIATGVNADGYREILGIQVTSGEDGAGWLAFFRDLVARGLSGVALVTSDAHAGLVAAIGATLPGASWQRCRTHYTVNLMSVCPKSSWPWVRTLLHSVFDQADTESVAAQYDRMLDALTEKLPRVAAHLDAARADLLAFTAFPKQIWHQIWSNNPQERLNKEIRRRTDVVGIFPDRTAIIRLVGAVLAEQHDEWIEGRRYLGLDVLARSRGLTDPDEQEDTTAALTA
- a CDS encoding alpha/beta fold hydrolase, which codes for MVDTDSIVFGAAGFIGRSLVAELLRDGHTVTAAVRAGSQERLRTWLTGQGVDQGELTIVDTDIAESDLALRSTIGGVRDVYNAAALMKFGLEPDAARRVNVTGALNVLTWASRQPELRRVVHITAYRATVEGGLERDYRNGAYGASKLEADAALRELAAAQRIPLTIANPSSVLGPGQYFGLAEVVDNLWNGKLPALPGRSDTFIPVVDVDYVARFLVGLPTLPDTVGRAYTLLDPATPDLPDLIRLIADHLHVPAPRFSVPVSLLRALPRALTKADPETLMFIASDRYDTTAADDVARRLGIAHPPVGELLRGWTDGIVATRYGAAPESAAGFSNGTWVSGDTSTPKYVLLHGLPIDSDGWNDVVSRLDAPVLAADLPGVGRSAARPDSMVDWLDELLATVRTRPVLVAHSLGTEPAVRYALRHPDRISRLVLISPAFLQSRASWLTRSRIIAEVMKRLPVAKLAEQLGVPNSPAIESAAANLRRPGVARRTVAALAAASAPKNRTALAAELAQLRVPFEIIAGSDDPVTTPTTYPVTIIEGTGHYPQLTHPEIVAGLLIGGGSRTAPSEGAATTVG